From a single Geoanaerobacter pelophilus genomic region:
- a CDS encoding sensor histidine kinase: MYTVLYIEDSPNAFAQTAKMISRLGYFLYVAENGHEGLRICQEVRPDIIISDISMSVLSGIELAREVRMIDENVQIILTVNNSESELLLNTFDLNVNYYLAKPIKAEQLTKTLQHCSQQLDKIKSLSSHNESHQLLIEALNRCPNIVTITDANGSIQYVNSKVCSVTGKNKKELLKQHISWLFEPSLESRESFKNAFIHSSEWKGELFLKNSENNEIIEETIISPVIDGNGRADYFILFSEDITSRKATEEEVRKLNAELEYRVLRRNALLDATNRELDEFCDAISHELCGPLSRLQGLSKALCEDFTDKLGDNGNDYLHRISQTSIQLKQIIDALIKLTQLTRRSILVQDVNLSSICADVVQKLMSSNKDQVIKFFIAPDITVKGDKALLKVVIESLLSNAMKNIEEHNAPQIEFGVARSNEKSVYFIRDNGCGFDSKYSDKLFKLFSHTHHSSDKPATTSGTELVAAQRIIQRHGGRIWAEGELEKGSTFYFTI; encoded by the coding sequence ATGTACACAGTTCTGTATATAGAAGATTCGCCCAACGCATTTGCCCAGACTGCGAAAATGATCAGCAGGCTTGGTTATTTTCTCTATGTCGCTGAAAACGGGCATGAAGGCTTGAGAATCTGCCAGGAAGTAAGACCTGACATCATCATCTCTGATATTTCCATGTCTGTATTAAGCGGCATCGAACTGGCTCGCGAAGTTCGAATGATTGATGAGAACGTGCAGATCATTTTGACTGTAAATAACAGTGAAAGCGAACTATTGCTTAATACTTTCGATTTAAATGTAAATTACTACTTAGCAAAACCAATCAAAGCAGAGCAATTAACAAAAACACTGCAGCACTGTTCTCAACAGCTGGACAAAATTAAGTCGCTATCTTCTCATAATGAATCTCATCAACTACTCATCGAAGCGCTTAACCGGTGTCCGAATATTGTCACAATCACCGATGCCAATGGCAGTATTCAGTACGTAAACTCAAAAGTTTGTTCAGTTACAGGGAAAAATAAAAAGGAACTGCTCAAACAACATATCTCCTGGTTATTTGAACCTTCATTGGAATCAAGAGAATCATTTAAGAATGCTTTCATCCATTCATCTGAATGGAAAGGGGAATTGTTTTTAAAGAACAGTGAAAACAATGAGATCATTGAGGAAACTATCATCTCTCCCGTTATTGATGGTAATGGTCGTGCAGATTACTTCATACTTTTTTCTGAGGACATTACTTCTCGCAAGGCAACTGAGGAAGAAGTCCGAAAATTGAACGCAGAACTGGAATATCGGGTTCTAAGAAGAAATGCTCTTCTTGATGCAACGAATAGAGAACTTGATGAATTTTGCGATGCCATTTCGCATGAGTTGTGTGGCCCGCTCTCTAGGTTACAGGGCTTAAGCAAGGCGCTTTGTGAAGATTTCACGGATAAACTCGGTGACAATGGTAATGACTATCTGCACCGTATTAGCCAGACAAGTATTCAACTTAAGCAGATTATTGATGCGTTAATCAAACTTACACAGTTGACCAGACGAAGCATTTTAGTGCAAGATGTCAATCTCAGTTCGATATGTGCAGATGTCGTGCAAAAACTGATGTCTTCAAACAAAGATCAAGTCATCAAATTCTTTATAGCCCCGGATATCACAGTCAAGGGCGACAAAGCATTGCTTAAAGTTGTAATTGAAAGTCTACTATCTAACGCCATGAAAAACATAGAGGAGCACAATGCGCCACAGATTGAATTCGGCGTGGCGCGATCAAACGAAAAGTCAGTTTATTTTATAAGAGATAACGGTTGTGGTTTTGATTCGAAGTATTCTGATAAGTTGTTTAAATTATTCAGTCATACCCACCACTCCTCAGACAAACCCGCAACAACATCAGGAACCGAACTTGTTGCAGCACAGAGAATAATTCAGAGGCATGGCGGAAGAATTTGGGCTGAAGGTGAGTTAGAGAAGGGTTCAACATTTTATTTCACAA